The following proteins come from a genomic window of Alosa sapidissima isolate fAloSap1 chromosome 22, fAloSap1.pri, whole genome shotgun sequence:
- the btg1 gene encoding protein BTG1: protein MHTLCARGTMKPEITAAVGFLSRFLRIKGHVNDRQLQTFSQTLQDILAEQYKHHWFPDRPCKGSGYRCIRINHKMDPLVGQAAQRIGLTIQQLYVLLPSELTLWVDPFEVSYRIGEDGSICVLYESQPSVSVSVNNAVNMATGGQPSAHAVASLVDSHISCKEELLLGRTSPSKAYSMMTVSS from the exons ATGCATACCCTTTGTGCTCGGGGAACGATGAAACCAGAGATCACCGCAGCCGTCGGATTTCTGTCCAGATTCCTGCGGATAAAAGGACACGTAAACGACAGACAGCTTCAGACATTCAGCCAAACCCTACAGGATATATTAGCAG AGCAATACAAGCACCATTGGTTCCCTGACCGTCCCTGCAAGGGCTCTGGGTACCGATGCATCCGCATCAACCACAAGATGGACCCTCTGGTGGGGCAGGCGGCCCAGCGCATCGGCCTGACCATCCAACAGCTCTACGTGCTCCTGCCCAGCGAGCTCACGCTCTGGGTGGACCCGTTCGAGGTGTCCTACCGGATCGGCGAGGACGGTTCCATCTGTGTGCTCTACGAATCCCAGCCCAGCGTCAGCGTCAGTGTCAACAACGCGGTCAACATGGCTACTGGTGGCCAGCCTTCCGCCCACGCGGTGGCTTCACTGGTGGACAGTCACATCAGCTGCAAGGAAGAACTGCTGCTGGGGAGGACCAGCCCCTCCAAAGCGTACAGCATGATGACCGTGTCCAGCTAA